The nucleotide window GACTCCTTCTTCACTCAGTCATGACAGATTCAAGCACAAAGGATTCGTGAGTATATTTGTGCAGAACAGTGCAGAAGGTTTCGCAATTCAAGAAAAATATTTTAATGCGACAGCATTTAAATTACTTTTTGTTTATCCGTCTAAAACTCCGGGCTTTACGCTTGTAAAGTACAACCCGTTTATTGGAGGAGTATGGCGTGTCAATTAACACAATGAATGACAACAAGATTGCAATCATAATCCCTGCTCACAATGAAGCCACAACAATTACAAATGTTATTTGTACGGTTAAAAAACATACAAATGCTATTGTGATTGTGGTTAATGACGCCAGTACCGATGAAACAAGAATTTTAGCAGAACATGCTGGCGCTACTGTTATTGACCTTCCAGTTCAACTCGGAGCCTGGGGAGCTATGCAAGCCGGAATGCGGTATGCTCAGCAAGAAGAGATAGACATAGTTGTTACCTTTGATGCAGACAACCAACATCCTGCAGAAAGTATCTGCTCATTAGTGAACTGCATTAACGATAACTGTGATGTAGCAATTGGCTCTTGTGTAGGGCGAGGAACAGCTTTACGTCATTTTGCATGGACATTATTTCGCAAATTATCTGGCCTTGAAATTAAAGATCTTACATCTGGATTTCGCGCATATAATCGTAAAAGCTATGCTATACTTACAAGTTCAAAAGCAAGTTTAATTGACTATCAAGACCTCGGCATATTGCTTCTTTTACATAATGCAGGCATGAAGATGTCTGAAATTTCAGTTACTATAAACGAACGGCTGAATGACAAATCCAGAATCTTCAATTCGTGGAACAAGGTTGCAGAATACATGGTGCTTACAACCATTTTAGTACTCTGCCATAAGAGAATAACTCTACCCAAGATACCTACCCAATGATCACCTACAAATTTACGACTCTTGTTCTCGGCCTCGTTACTGCTGGAAGCATATTTTTACTTATTAGAAAGAATATGCTTTATATCCGTTATGCGCTCTGGTGGGTATGCCTTGCTATCATTATATTTACTCTTGGAGCATTCCCTGAATCATCTGACATTTTAGCCAAATACGTAGGTGTAAACTACCCTCCGACACTTATTCTCACGGGCGCAGTCGCTCTCCTCTTTGTAAAAGTGCTTCTTATGGATATTGACCGTTCCCGTCAGGAATCTCGTTTTAGACGTCTTATCCAACGTAACGCCATTCTCGAGACCCAATTAGAAAAAACAAAAGAAAAGCAAGCTGCGCAAGATAGCTAGGCTCATTTCAGAATGAAAAGGACAGCCAGCAATGCCTTCATTTAAATATAAAGCCGTCAACACCTCCGGTCGTAATACGAAAGGTGTTATCGAGGCGGACAACGACACTCACGCCGCGAGAAAACTTCGTAACAAGGGGCTGTATCCTCTCGAAGTGAAGTCTCTTGGAAAACGTAGCCCAAAGAACAAGAAACAAAACTCTTCTTTCAATCTTGATTTTTCACGTTTTTTTCAGCGTATCCCAAAAAGCACTGTTGCCAGTACAATTCGACAACTTGCGACACTTTTGAATGCAGGGCTTCCTCTTGAAGTTTGCTTGAACACCATGATTGAGCAAGGTGGTAAATCTCCAATACGAAGTGTTCTTTCACAAGTTAGAGACAAAATCCGTGAAGGTTCCGGCCTTGCCACTGCGTTTTCCGAATTTCCCCATATATTCACACCTACATTTATCACGATGATCAAGGCTGCCGAGTCTTCTGGCACGCTTGAAATTGTTATGGAACGACTTGCAGAGCATGCGGAGCAGCAAATTGCTCTTAACCGTAAGGTGCAAGGAACATTAGCATACCCTACACTCATGCTTATTGTGGGGCTTGGAGTTGTTGTCTTCTTGCTGACCTTTGTTATTCCTAAAGTTACACAAATTTTTCTAGATCTTGATCGCGCCTTGCCAACACCAACACAAATATTACTCACGATAAGTCATACTCTTCGCTATAACTGGATGTATATTGCAGGAGGTATCGGGCTGTTCGTCACGTCATACAAGCGTTTCATTAACACACCTAAAGGCAAAAAAATCCACCATGCTCAAATCTTGCGGGTACCCATTCTTGGGAGTTTACTTCGTATGATGGTTGTTGGCCGAGTATGCAGAACTCTTGGTATGTTGCTGAAAAACGGCGTAACACTTGTAGAGTCTCTCAAAATCGTCCGAAATGTTGCGGGCAATGTCATTCTTGAACAGAACATCGTAGATATGAACAAGGGTGTACAGGAAGGCAAGAGCCTTGCAGAATTTATGGGACACTCAGAGGTATTTCCAACCACTGCTGTGCAGATGGTAGCAGCAGGTGAAAAAAGTGGGCAACTCGCACACATGTTACTTGTAGTCGCGGATGATTGTGACAATCAGGTAAACGCCAAACTCCAGATGCTAACTTCCCTCATGGAACCAGTCATGATTCTTATTCTGGGCGGCCTTGTTGGGTTTGTTGTTATGGCAATTATTCTGCCTATCTTTGAAATGAGTAGCCTTGTCGGGTAAACAACTTTATGCGAGTCCTTCACATCGGTAAATATTTTCCACCCGCACCGGGTGGTATGGAAAGCTATCTTGGCGAACTCGTATCAGCACTAGAAAAAGAAGGAGTCACATCCTACGTTCTTGCCCACAGATGGGACTCTTCAGAACCGGCGGTGACGCAAATATCAGCCAACGTCACGGTGGAACGAGTACCAACCTACGGACAAGTTTGTTACGTTCCGGTTGCTCCAGCCTTCGTGTTTTACTTGATACGTGCAATTCGGAAATTCAAGCCGGATTGTATTCATATTCATATGCCCAATGCATCTGGATTATGGAACATCCTCACCTCATTCTCACTCCCTATAGTCATACATTGGCACGCAGACACAACCTTCCCGCCAGAAAAGAAGCTCCATAATACTCTGTATGCATTTTATCGTCCCTTCGAGAATATGCTCCTGCGCAAAGCACGGAGCATAATAGCGACCTCAGAAAAATATGCGCAATATAGCCAGTCGCTTTCTGCCTACCAGCATAAATGTCATATTATTCCTTTAGGAATTAATCCGAACATGCTTCCAACACCTTCCAACACGGAAATTGAAAGCTTACGCAAAACGTATTGTAATAACGATGAAACACTGATCATAAGCGTTGGACGTTTTTCTTATTACAAAGGGTTTCATAACCTTGTGGAAGCCATGAAACAGGTACAGAGCGGGCGCCTCGTTATAGTTGGGGACGGAGAAGAATTTAATAACATATCGCAGCAAATAGAGGCGTGCCGTCTTGAAAGTAACGTAACACTGGCTGGCCGCCTAAGCACACAGGAACTTCATACTCTTTTCGCTGCTGCAGATATTTTTTGTCTACCATCAATCGAACGAACTGAAGCATTCGGCATGGTCTTACTTGAGGCGATGCACCACTCTACTCCATGCATCAGCACAGATTTAAAAGGCTCTGCAACAGGCTGGGTCAACGAACATATGAATAGTGGCCTTGTGGTTCCACCTAACAATGTTTCAGAGCTTACAAACGCCATAAACAGCCTTATACACGACACTACACTCAGGGCAGAGCTCGGGGAAAACGCTAACAAGCGCCTTCTCGCCAATTTTCAGATAAGCACAACTGCAAAACAGATTGCAGAGCTGTACAAGAATTCACTTCTCCCCCCTTCATAACTGCGAATATAAAAAAGCTGCGCAACTATATGCTGCGCAGCTTCATAAATATCTTCTCTGTAGTATTTCTACTTCAATGCAAAACGTGGATTCGTTAATGGCCCGTTTATAGCAATTTTCACACGTTTGCCCGCCTTCAATTTCTTCAATGACTTTTTATCAACGAGTGTTTGCACCAATTTGTCAGGCTGTACATAAAGGCTGGTACGAAGTGCAACATTTGAACGGAAGAGATTCTTCA belongs to Halodesulfovibrio sp. MK-HDV and includes:
- a CDS encoding glycosyltransferase family 2 protein produces the protein MSINTMNDNKIAIIIPAHNEATTITNVICTVKKHTNAIVIVVNDASTDETRILAEHAGATVIDLPVQLGAWGAMQAGMRYAQQEEIDIVVTFDADNQHPAESICSLVNCINDNCDVAIGSCVGRGTALRHFAWTLFRKLSGLEIKDLTSGFRAYNRKSYAILTSSKASLIDYQDLGILLLLHNAGMKMSEISVTINERLNDKSRIFNSWNKVAEYMVLTTILVLCHKRITLPKIPTQ
- a CDS encoding DUF2304 domain-containing protein; the encoded protein is MITYKFTTLVLGLVTAGSIFLLIRKNMLYIRYALWWVCLAIIIFTLGAFPESSDILAKYVGVNYPPTLILTGAVALLFVKVLLMDIDRSRQESRFRRLIQRNAILETQLEKTKEKQAAQDS
- a CDS encoding type II secretion system F family protein, encoding MPSFKYKAVNTSGRNTKGVIEADNDTHAARKLRNKGLYPLEVKSLGKRSPKNKKQNSSFNLDFSRFFQRIPKSTVASTIRQLATLLNAGLPLEVCLNTMIEQGGKSPIRSVLSQVRDKIREGSGLATAFSEFPHIFTPTFITMIKAAESSGTLEIVMERLAEHAEQQIALNRKVQGTLAYPTLMLIVGLGVVVFLLTFVIPKVTQIFLDLDRALPTPTQILLTISHTLRYNWMYIAGGIGLFVTSYKRFINTPKGKKIHHAQILRVPILGSLLRMMVVGRVCRTLGMLLKNGVTLVESLKIVRNVAGNVILEQNIVDMNKGVQEGKSLAEFMGHSEVFPTTAVQMVAAGEKSGQLAHMLLVVADDCDNQVNAKLQMLTSLMEPVMILILGGLVGFVVMAIILPIFEMSSLVG
- a CDS encoding glycosyltransferase produces the protein MRVLHIGKYFPPAPGGMESYLGELVSALEKEGVTSYVLAHRWDSSEPAVTQISANVTVERVPTYGQVCYVPVAPAFVFYLIRAIRKFKPDCIHIHMPNASGLWNILTSFSLPIVIHWHADTTFPPEKKLHNTLYAFYRPFENMLLRKARSIIATSEKYAQYSQSLSAYQHKCHIIPLGINPNMLPTPSNTEIESLRKTYCNNDETLIISVGRFSYYKGFHNLVEAMKQVQSGRLVIVGDGEEFNNISQQIEACRLESNVTLAGRLSTQELHTLFAAADIFCLPSIERTEAFGMVLLEAMHHSTPCISTDLKGSATGWVNEHMNSGLVVPPNNVSELTNAINSLIHDTTLRAELGENANKRLLANFQISTTAKQIAELYKNSLLPPS